AAATATCGTTAAGAACAGAAGCAATGCAAGATGCAAACCCAAAGAGAGCAGTAAGGCAAAACTCAGGCGTCTCATTTTTCAATTACAATATCAATCGATTTAAAATGATGCGCATTGAGCATATCCAAAAGAGCTACAAAAAACTCAAACGGAGCTTGTTTAGCACAGTTGATCGAAAAGCGTGTTTCGCTGGCGAGCGTTTCAAGATGGCTTTGGAGTGCTTCATGAGAAATAGGAGATTTTTCTAAAAAGAGCGCACCCTGCTCATCGATGCTTAAAACCACACTGGAAGGCTCTAGCGTCTGGGTTGAAGCCGATTTTGGCACATCGATGGGCAAAATCCCTTTGGCGATAAACGTCGATGTCATCAGCACAATTGTCAATAAAACGAGCAAAATATCGACAAAAGGAATGACGTTGATGCTATCAAATTTCTTCATCGAACACTGCTAAAAATCGCTCAGAGTAACGCACTAAAATGTTATTAAACACCATCGATAAAATGGCGACAACAAGCCCAACCGCCGTCGTTTTAAGCGCTAAAGCAAGAGAGCTCATAATTTTGGAAGTCTCAATGCTCTGTTCTGACATATTCGTAAAAGTGAGCATAATCGCAAGAACCGTGCCTAAAAGCCCGATGTAAGGCGCATTGGAGGTAATGGTGGCGATGGTGGTGAGGTGATTGCTCAGCGCAATTTCAAGTGATTTTTTAGTTTTATACGACGTTACATTCAAGGCTTTATAGAAAACAATACGCTCGACAAAAAGCCCACACGAGATGATACTCATCGCAAAAAGCAGTCCCATAACGCCATAATCAATCGCAAATTTAAGATACTCCACACGTGCTCCTCACCCCTATTTTCCTAAGGGGTGAGTTTATAAAGCAAGTGTTAAATTAGTGTTAAATTGTTTACATGTAAAGCAGTGTTTTTTCGC
Above is a genomic segment from Sulfurospirillum halorespirans DSM 13726 containing:
- a CDS encoding biopolymer transporter ExbD, producing the protein MKKFDSINVIPFVDILLVLLTIVLMTSTFIAKGILPIDVPKSASTQTLEPSSVVLSIDEQGALFLEKSPISHEALQSHLETLASETRFSINCAKQAPFEFFVALLDMLNAHHFKSIDIVIEK
- a CDS encoding MotA/TolQ/ExbB proton channel family protein gives rise to the protein MEYLKFAIDYGVMGLLFAMSIISCGLFVERIVFYKALNVTSYKTKKSLEIALSNHLTTIATITSNAPYIGLLGTVLAIMLTFTNMSEQSIETSKIMSSLALALKTTAVGLVVAILSMVFNNILVRYSERFLAVFDEEI